The proteins below come from a single Sorghum bicolor cultivar BTx623 chromosome 4, Sorghum_bicolor_NCBIv3, whole genome shotgun sequence genomic window:
- the LOC110434876 gene encoding uncharacterized protein LOC110434876 — protein MEAAGVGEHETWEPLFWTARCSPATSSAGSVQDELDDRSAAAEHKVFVAVPEEVSDGRSTLLWALHNLVREGSEIVIAHVHSPVPAIAQSKLNYRIKIKWFKHICLNSIS, from the coding sequence ATGGAGGCGGCGGGCGTCGGAGAGCACGAGACGTGGGAGCCGCTGTTTTGGACCGCACGGTGCAGCCCCGCCACCTCGTCGGCGGGCTCCGTGCAGGACGAGCTGGACGACCGGAGCGCCGCGGCCGAGCACAAGGTGTTCGTCGCGGTGCCCGAAGAGGTCAGCGACGGGAGGAGCACCTTGCTGTGGGCGCTGCACAATTTGGTCAGGGAGGGATCCGAGATTGTCATAGCTCATGTGCACAGCCCTGTGCCAGCGATCGCCCAGAGTAAGCTTAATTATAGGATCAAAATAAAGTGGTTTAAACACATTTGTTTAAATTCTATATCATAA
- the LOC8073928 gene encoding U-box domain-containing protein 33 has translation MPPLTWKARTRIIGEICSALAFIHSHKPYPIVHGDLNLGNILLDANFVSKLGGLGICYFLREPDITITSLQSHPTETHKGTLYYMDQGEFKSAAELMLWSDVNSFGIIILRLLTGRSQQGIGEIVEEAMEKGNLHSIIDASAGEWPFVQANQMAHLGLRCVTLGSGRQPDLAGQVWEEVKQLMKAACLTTGPSRFASSTEDASPPSYFICPIFQEVMSDPHMAADGFTYEAEAIRGWLDGASTSPMTNLRLAHRKLTPNRALRSAILEWQQKQHGR, from the exons ATGCCACCTCTCACATGGAAGGCGCGCACAAGGATCATTGGGGAGATATGCTCAGCTTTGGCTTTCATCCACTCACACAAGCCTTATCCAATTGTTCACGGTGATCTAAATCTGGGCAACATTCTCCTCGATGCCAATTTCGTCAGCAAGCTGGGAGGCTTGGGCATCTGCTACTTTCTCAGAGAACCCGACATAACAATCACCAGCCTGCAAAGTCACCCTACAGAGACCCATAAGGGAACACTCTACTATATGGACCAGGGTGAATTCAAGTCAGCAGCGGAACTCATGCTGTGGTCCGATGTGAACTCATTCGGCATTATCATCCTTCGCCTACTGACAGGGAGATCACAGCAAGGGATTGGTGAAATAGTGGAAGAAGCAATGGAGAAAGGGAACTTGCATTCCATCATTGACGCCTCCGCAGGGGAGTGGCCTTTTGTGCAGGCCAACCAGATGGCACATCTTGGGCTTAGGTGCGTCACCTTGGGCTCGGGGCGCCAGCCAGATCTCGCAGGGCAAGTATGGGAGGAGGTCAAGCAACTGATGAAAGCCGCTTGCCTGACCACCGGACCATCTCGATTTGCATCATCGACAGAAGATGCTTCCCCTCCATCGTACTTCATCTGTCCAATTTTTCAG GAGGTGATGAGTGACCCCCACATGGCGGCAGATGGGTTCACATATGAAGCCGAAGCAATCAGGGGGTGGCTTGACGGCGCCAGCACATCGCCGATGACAAACCTGAGACTTGCACACCGCAAGCTCACCCCAAACAGGGCGCTCCGTTCGGCGATTCTCGAGTGGCAACAGAAACAGCATGGGAGATGA
- the LOC8076062 gene encoding aquaporin PIP1-2, which yields MEGKEEDVRLGANKFSERQPIGTAAQGAGDDKDYKEPPPAPLFEPGELKSWSFYRAGIAEFVATFLFLYITILTVMGVSKSNSKCATVGIQGIAWSFGGMIFALVYCTAGISGGHINPAVTFGLFLARKLSLTRAIFYIIMQCLGAICGAGVVKGFQQGLYMGNGGGANVVAPGYTKGDGLGAEIVGTFILVYTVFSATDAKRNARDSHVPILAPLPIGFAVFLVHLATIPITGTGINPARSLGAAIIYNRDHAWSDHWIFWVGPFIGAALAAIYHQVIIRAIPFKSRS from the exons ATGGAGGGGAAAGAGGAGGACGTGCGCCTGGGCGCCAACAAGTTCTCGGAGCGGCAGCCCATCGGGACGGCGGCGCAGGGCGCCGGGGACGACAAGGACTACAAGGAGCCCCCGCCGGCGCCGCTGTTCGAGCCCGGGGAGCTCAAGTCCTGGTCCTTCTACCGCGCGGGCATCGCCGAGTTCGTCGCCACCTTCCTCTTCCTCTACATCACCATCCTCACCGTCATGGGCGTCTCCAAGTCCAACTCCAAGTGCGCCACCGTCGGCATCCAGGGCATCGCCTGGTCCTTCGGAGGGATGATCTTCGCGCTCGTCTACTGCACCGCCGGCATCTCCG GAGGGCACATCAACCCAGCTGTGACTTTCGGGCTGTTCTTGGCCAGGAAGCTGTCCCTGACTAGGGCCATCTTCTACATTATCATGCAATGCCTGGGTGCCATCTGTGGAGCTGGAGTGGTGAAGGGCTTCCAGCAGGGGCTTTACATGGGCAACGGTGGTGGTGCCAATGTTGTCGCCCCCGGCTACACCAAGGGTGATGGCCTTGGCGCTGAGATCGTTGGCACCTTCATCCTGGTCTACACCGTCTTCTCGGCCACTGATGCCAAGAGGAATGCCAGGGACTCCCATGTTCCT ATCCTTGCCCCACTGCCAATTGGGTTCGCGGTGTTCCTGGTCCACCTTGCCACCATCCCCATTACTGGCACTGGCATCAACCCAGCTAGGAGCCTTGGCGCTGCCATCATCTACAACAGGGATCATGCCTGGAGCGACCAT TGGATCTTCTGGGTCGGCCCCTTCATTGGTGCTGCCCTGGCTGCCATCTACCACCAGGTGATCATCAGGGCCATCCCGTTCAAGAGCAGGTCTTAA
- the LOC8073929 gene encoding U-box domain-containing protein 33, translating into MEGAGTGSAAHRRWDTSSSSQHSFRTSVSSAAEITGGDEIMDAILPAPPVENRVFVAVPEDVKHGKNTLLWALENLAKDGSGSGVVIAHVHCPAQMIPMMGGKVHYTMVNAKQVNDHRKKVRARAEEKLNEYVKICIRQKVSCEKIIIDNEDVAKGLEELIALHGITRLVMGAAADKHHSKKMKSLKSKTALRLTEAAASSCKIWFTCKGHLICTREANTTVPAIPPSPAFTVASGSSVTSVGSRLRSMAISHSESDASSSNGSPRHDQIRSRTEVGLYPSLESISTSSGLYESCGRPTRTSRSSIDSWDGFGRRSQNSWHDQSRNDDAVTISGSAMPHEMQEPDDENFSSPSHELENPGLDANANIYRRLTEALSEAERYKREAHEESAKRLRAELDMASALGNVYESYQHEIRQRKTIEETLASKEQEIEEMKRQHDVTSNELNDVKEQKLVLEQQITEMASAIKDYEEKMSANEYLTQMLKTDNDKLRQERDAAVTEAEGLRQKNDNKISAPLPAETLNTEFSYFELEQATEGFDERLKIGEGGFGSVYKGFLRNTIVAVKLLNPQSMQGQSEFNQEVAVLGRVRHPNLVTLIGACREAFGLVYEFLPNGSLEDRLACTDNTPPLTWQVRTKIICEMCSALIFLHSNKPHPVVHGDLKPGNILLNANFVSKLGDFGICRLLSQSSTTITTTRAITTKLHRTTTPKGTFAYMDPEFLSTGELTPRSDVYSFGIIILRLLTGRPPKSIAEVVEDAVERGQLHAVLDPTAGDWPFVQANQLAHIGLRCAEMSRRRRPDLAGEVWKVVEPLMKAASVDAGGWPSSSLDDAHAPSYFVCPIFQEVMSDPHIAADGFTYEAEAITGWFDSGRDTSPMTNLKLDHCELTPNRALRSAILQWQQQRRR; encoded by the exons ATGGAGGGCGCCGGCACCGGCAGTGCGGCGCACAGGCGGTGGgacacgtcgtcgtcgtcgcagcaCAGCTTCAGGACGTCCGTGAGCAGCGCCGCGGAGATCACCGGCGGCGATGAGATAATGGATGCGATCCTACCGGCGCCGCCCGTGGAGAACAGAGTTTTCGTGGCCGTCCCGGAGGACGTCAAGCACGGGAAGAACACCCTGCTGTGGGCGCTGGAGAACCTGGCCAAGGACGGCTCCGGCTCCGGGGTCGTCATCGCTCATGTCCACTGCCCCGCGCAGATGATCCCCATGA TGGGAGGGAAAGTTCATTACACTATGGTGAATGCAAAACAGGTCAATGATCATAGGAAGAAGGTGCGAGCAAGGGCAGAAGAGAAACTAAATGAATACGTCAAGATATGCATAAGGCAGAAG GTCAGCTGCGAGAAAATAATAATCGACAACGAGGATGTTGCTAAAGGGCTTGAGGAGCTAATTGCTCTTCACGGCATCACCAGGCTTGTCATGGGAGCAGCTGCAGACAAACATCACTCAAA GAAAATGAAATCGCTGAAGTCCAAGACGGCACTCAGGCTGACAGAGGCAGCAGCTTCATCCTGTAAGATATGGTTTACTTGTAAAGGGCATCTTATATGCACCAG GGAGGCAAATACAACTGTTcctgcaataccaccatcaccTGCGTTCACGGTTGCATCAGGGTCATCAGTCACCAGCGTTGGTAGCCGTCTGAGATCAATGGCAATCAGTCATTCAGAGAGTGATGCATCAAGCTCCAACGGAAGTCCAAGGCACGATCAGATACGATCGAGAACAGAAGTGGGGCTGTATCCATCTCTAGAATCTATCAGTACATCGTCTGGGCTATATGAATCCTGTGGCAGGCCTACAAGAACATCAAGAAGTTCTATAGATTCCTGGGATGGATTTGGGAGGAGATCGCAGAACTCATGGCACGATCAATCAAGAAATGATGATGCAGTCACTATCTCTGGATCAGCAATGCCGCATGAAATGCAAGAACCTGATGATGAGAACTTTTCATCCCCTTCTCATGAGCTG GAAAATCCAGGCCTTGATGCTAATGCTAACATATACAGAAGACTCACAGAGGCTCTCAGTGAAGCTGAACGGTATAAGAGAGAAGCACACGAAGAATCAGCCAAACGCCTAAGGGCTGAACTAGATATGGCTTCAGCTCTCGGAAAT GTATATGAGTCATATCAGCATGAGATAAGGCAGCGCAAAACAATCGAGGAAACACTGGCGAGCAAAGAACAGGAGATTGAAGAAATGAAAAGACAGCATGATGTGACATCCAACGAATTGAATGATGTCAAAGAGCAGAAACTCGTCCTTGAGCAACAAATAACAGAGATGGCATCTGCTATCAAAGATTACGAAGAGAAGATGTCAGCAAACGAATACCTCACCCAAATGTTGAAAACAGATAATGACAAGCTGCGACAAGAGCGCGACGCAGCTGTAACTGAAGCTGAAGGCTTGCGCCAGAAGAATGACAAtaagatttcagcaccattgccaGCTGAAACACTGAACACCGAGTTCTCCTACTTTGAGCTCGAACAAGCCACTGAAGGCTTTGATGAGAGGCTTAAGATTGGCGAGGGTGGATTTGGAAGCGTCTACAAAGGGTTCCTCCGCAACACAATCGTAGCTGTAAAGCTGCTGAATCCACAGAGTATGCAAGGACAGTCAGAATTCAACCAAGAG GTTGCTGTTCTCGGCAGAGTGCGGCATCCAAACCTTGTCACGCTGATTGGCGCGTGCCGGGAGGCCTTCGGCCTGGTGTACGAGTTCCTCCCCAACGGCAGCCTCGAGGACCGGCTCGCGTGCACCGACAACACGCCGCCACTGACATGGCAGGTGCGCACCAAGATCATCTGCGAGATGTGCTCGGCCCTCATCTTCCTCCACTCCAACAAGCCGCACCCGGTGGTTCACGGCGACCTGAAGCCGGGCAACATCCTCCTGAACGCCAACTTCgtgagcaagctcggggacttcGGCATCTGCCGGCTCCTGAGCCAGTCCAgcaccaccatcaccaccaccagGGCCATCACCACGAAGCTGCACAGGACGACCACGCCGAAGGGAACCTTCGCGTACATGGACCCGGAGTTCCTGTCCACCGGCGAGCTCACCCCGCGGTCCGACGTGTACTCGTTCGGCATCATCATCCTGCGGCTCCTAACGGGGCGGCCGCCCAAGAGCATCGCGGAGGTGGTGGAGGACGCGGTGGAGCGGGGGCAGCTGCACGCCGTCCTCGACCCGACCGCGGGGGACTGGCCGTTCGTGCAGGCTAACCAGCTAGCGCACATCGGTCTGCGGTGCGCGGAGAtgagccggcgccggcggcctgACCTCGCGGGGGAGGTGTGGAAGGTGGTGGAGCCCCTCATGAAGGCCGCCTCGGTCGACGCCGGTGGGTGGCCGTCGTCGTCGCTGGATGACGCCCACGCGCCATCCTACTTCGTCTGCCCAATCTTCCAGGAGGTGATGAGCGATCCTCACATCGCCGCCGACGGGTTCACGTACGAGGCCGAGGCGATCACGGGGTGGTTCGACAGCGGGCGTGACACGTCGCCGATGACGAATCTGAAGCTCGACCACTGTGAGCTAACGCCCAACAGGGCGCTCCGCTCGGCGATTCTCcagtggcagcagcagcggcggcggtaa